In Xiphias gladius isolate SHS-SW01 ecotype Sanya breed wild chromosome 5, ASM1685928v1, whole genome shotgun sequence, the following are encoded in one genomic region:
- the f3a gene encoding coagulation factor IIIa, with amino-acid sequence MVTIRPPALFIVFFLSTHSASGSYPQAQNVTWKSTNFKTILSWDPKPSADYSYTVEFSVVGGNKQRNPHCIRFSATVCDLSSSLTDLNACYTADVLSEQPLGASSDINEFPYTSSPRFCPYKDTEIGKPDFKLEVNEDKKKTTLYVTDPLTTLFKDGQQLNIRDIFSDQLQYKVTYRKNKSTGKKVYNSKTNMIELTDLDPGESYCFNIQAYIPSRSVDKQLGELSQTQCSKDDNQTIFEVYSVGVITATIFLILLLIGIIIAVTVVCCKRRNKALKRGKEGVPLQDV; translated from the exons ATGGTGACAATAAGACCACCAGCTCTTTTTattgtcttctttctctccacaCACTCTGCCTCAG GCTCCTATCCCCAAGCACAGAATGTCACTTGGAAATCCACCAACTTTAAAACCATTTTGTCCTGGGACCCTAAACCATCAGCTGATTACTCCTACACCGTAGAGTTCTCTGT GGTCGGTGGGAACAAACAGAGAAACCCCCACTGTATCCGGTTCTCAGCAACAGTGTGCGATCTGTCCAGCTCTTTAACTGACCTGAATGCCTGCTACACAGCTGATGTCCTGTCTGAACAACCACTGGGGGCCAGCTCTGACATTAATGAGTTCCCCTACACCAGTTCACCACGATTCTGCCCCTACAAAGACA CTGAGATAGGCAAACCAGACTTCAAGCTGGAGgtgaatgaagacaaaaaaaaaaccaccctgTATGTGACCGACCCACTCACCACCCTATTTAAAGATGGCCAACAGCTGAACATAAGGGATATCTTCTCTGACCAGCTGCAGTATAAAGTCACCTATCGGAAGAATAAGAGCACCGGCAAG AAAGTGTACAACTCTAAGACCAATATGATAGAACTGACTGATCTGGACCCAGGGGAGAGCTACTGCTTTAACATCCAGGCCTACATCCCCAGTCGTAGTGTTGACAAGCAGCTTGGAGAGTTGAGCCAGACCCAGTGCTCCAAAGACGACAACCAGACCATCTTTGAGG TGTATTCAGTGGGTGTGATCACTGCTACCATCTTCCTCATCCTGCTACTGATTGGCATAATCATTGCTGTCACAGTGGTCTGCTGTAAGCGCAGGAATAAAGCtctgaaaaggggaaaagaaggagTGCCACTCCAGGAtgtataa